From a single Palaemon carinicauda isolate YSFRI2023 unplaced genomic scaffold, ASM3689809v2 scaffold3877, whole genome shotgun sequence genomic region:
- the LOC137636777 gene encoding uncharacterized protein, translated as MHSYQYGIPQLVLSDLGSQLVAGANVVTNFLGDPESQAYFEENGVKSIKFQQYPKGCNKLGGLVETCVKMSKRLIYGALRNNVLDFRDFEFFVEQTVHLVNRRPIAFKEGLRDSITDEVPDAITPEILIHGHELLSINIIPDLQGNPDEDLNWTADDHVSKVLDKYQKLRNVRSRLINIYNSEFIAHLVSQATDERSRYKPVTHKRIQIGDIVLLKEPHMKPSNYPMGIVKKVKLNDLDEVTDIAVFKGASRETVRRHVTSVIPLLSPVTNDSEEKADIKEDSSAHQRKKREAAVISEARTRDMLRN; from the coding sequence atgcattcatatcagtatggaatccctcaactagtcttgtcagatcttggatctcagttggtagctggagctaatgtggtcactaatttcctgggtgatcctgagagtcaggcatattttgaagaaaatggtgtaaagtcaattaagtttcagcagtatccaaagggatgtaacaaattaggaggacttgttgagacttgtgttaagatgagtaagcgtttaatctatggagcattaagaaataatgtgttagacttccgtgattttgagttttttgtagagcaaaccgttcacttagttaacaggcgccctattgccttcaaagaagggttgagagacagtatcacagatgaagtgcctgatgcaattacgccagaaatattaattcatggacatgaattgctgtctattaacattattcctgacttgcagggcaatccagatgaagatctgaactggacggcagatgatcatgttagcaaagttttagacaagtatcaaaaacttagaaatgtgaggtctcgacttattaacatttataattcagaatttatagcacacttagtgtcacaagctacagacgaaaggagtagatataaaccagtgacacataaaagaattcaaataggtgatattgttctgttaaaagaaccgcacatgaaaccttcaaattacccaatgggtattgttaaaaaagtaaaattaaatgacttggatgaagtaactgacatagctgtgtttaagggagcttctcgtgaaactgtaagacggcatgttacttcagtaatacctctcttaagccctgtgactaatgacagtgaagaaaaggcagatattaaagaggacagtagtgcacaccaaagaaaaaagagagaggctgctgtcattagtgaggcaagaac